The following proteins come from a genomic window of Flavobacterium eburneipallidum:
- a CDS encoding glucose-1-phosphate adenylyltransferase — protein MKAKKKSVISIILGGGQGSRLFPLTNSRSKPAVPIAGKYRLVDIPISNCMNSDLKRIFVLTQFNSASLNAHIKNTYTFNAFSQAFVDILAAEQTPDNPTWFQGTSDAVRQCMPHFLNHEFEYALILSGDQLYQMDFNEMIDAHIAANADISIATLPVNAKDAPEFGILKTNSESCIESFIEKPDASLLPEWESEVSEQMKSEGKIYLASMGIYIFNKKLLVELMKNPDTKDFGKEIIPQAVGNKKILSYQYEGYWTDIGNIDSFFEANIGLTDDVPQFNLFDNYNKIYTRPRLLPPSKFQNTKVDKSLISEGCILNAKEITKSVIGIRSRIGEGTVIQNSYVMGNDFYQNIDDMNEDIANNRQLIGIGKRCFINNAIVDKNSRIGNDVYISGGKHLENTVHELYAIKEGIVVIKKGVVIPNNFVIK, from the coding sequence ATGAAAGCTAAAAAGAAAAGTGTTATTTCCATTATTTTAGGAGGTGGACAAGGGTCAAGATTATTTCCTTTGACAAATTCAAGGTCTAAACCAGCCGTACCGATTGCAGGTAAATATAGATTGGTAGATATTCCAATTTCGAATTGTATGAACTCCGATTTAAAGCGAATATTTGTTTTAACGCAGTTTAATTCGGCTTCCTTGAATGCACATATAAAAAACACTTATACATTTAATGCTTTCAGTCAGGCTTTTGTAGATATTCTTGCTGCCGAGCAAACTCCTGATAATCCAACTTGGTTTCAAGGAACTTCAGATGCTGTTCGTCAATGTATGCCTCATTTTTTGAATCATGAATTTGAGTACGCTTTGATTCTTTCGGGCGACCAATTGTATCAAATGGATTTTAATGAAATGATTGACGCTCATATCGCAGCAAACGCAGACATTTCTATTGCTACATTACCTGTAAATGCTAAAGATGCTCCCGAATTTGGAATCCTAAAAACCAATAGCGAAAGTTGTATCGAATCTTTTATCGAGAAACCAGACGCTTCCCTTTTACCAGAATGGGAATCTGAAGTGAGTGAGCAAATGAAATCTGAAGGTAAAATTTACCTTGCTTCGATGGGGATTTATATTTTCAACAAAAAGCTTTTAGTTGAATTAATGAAAAACCCTGACACCAAAGATTTTGGAAAAGAAATCATTCCGCAAGCCGTTGGAAACAAAAAAATATTAAGTTACCAGTACGAAGGTTATTGGACAGATATTGGTAATATTGACTCCTTTTTTGAAGCCAATATTGGACTGACAGACGACGTTCCTCAATTTAATTTGTTTGATAATTACAATAAAATTTACACTAGACCACGATTATTACCGCCTTCAAAATTTCAAAACACCAAAGTGGATAAATCATTAATCTCCGAAGGTTGTATCTTGAATGCCAAAGAAATTACCAAATCAGTAATTGGAATTCGTTCTCGAATTGGCGAAGGAACCGTAATTCAAAACAGTTATGTTATGGGTAACGATTTCTATCAAAATATTGACGATATGAATGAAGACATCGCCAATAATAGACAATTAATAGGAATTGGAAAAAGATGTTTTATCAATAATGCGATTGTAGATAAAAATAGTAGAATTGGAAATGATGTTTACATCAGTGGTGGCAAGCATTTAGAAAATACTGTGCATGAACTATATGCCATCAAAGAAGGAATTGTAGTCATCAAAAAAGGAGTAGTAATCCCTAATAATTTCGTAATTAAGTAA
- a CDS encoding alpha-1,4-glucan--maltose-1-phosphate maltosyltransferase, with protein MQNQTRIVIENLAPQIDNGAYYIKRIVGQTVTVTADVFSDGHDIIECCVKFKHEADKNWQEVRMSPRDNEQWTANFKVEKQGLYSYFVEGWVDYALNWQHGTERKINDNQYVKSELLEGAEYVKAALKYANDSEKEYLEKLVIHFTNESDYEVAIQEAMSSELNQIFKKYPIRLLENKSQELQVYVDRKKALFSTWYEFFPRSASEEEGKHGTFKDCERLLPRVASMGFDTLYFPPIHPIGEVNRKGKNNATNAEPGDVGSPWGIGSQYGGHKSTHPDLGTIDDFKSLVKKAKELGIEVAMDYALQAAPDHPYVKDFPQWFKWRPDGTVQYAENPPKKYQDIQPIYFESKDWKNLWKELLDVALFWIEECDVKIYRVDNPHTKPFFFWGWLIGEIKKKHPDVLFLAEAFTRPKIMNELAKQGFTQSYTYFTWRNSKHELTQYVEELTQSEQKEFYRPNFWPNTPDINPFHLQNGNESIHLQKYFLAATLSSSIGIYGPVFEYRISTPLAPGREEYLHSEKYEFFKWDWEKQNKITTLITKINTIRKEQASLQQTNNIAFCATNNDLIMAYYKFDDDKENETLMVASLDSNYTAQSMVLLPNELHERLPIHITDLITGNSYIWENEWNYVELSADLPFHLFKIHKE; from the coding sequence ATGCAGAATCAAACCCGAATAGTAATAGAAAATCTTGCTCCTCAAATCGACAACGGAGCATATTACATCAAAAGAATTGTTGGTCAAACGGTAACCGTTACCGCAGATGTTTTTTCAGACGGACATGACATCATCGAATGTTGTGTAAAATTCAAACATGAAGCCGACAAAAACTGGCAGGAAGTTCGAATGAGTCCAAGAGACAACGAACAATGGACTGCCAATTTCAAAGTAGAAAAACAAGGATTGTATTCCTATTTTGTTGAAGGTTGGGTGGATTATGCCTTGAACTGGCAACACGGAACCGAACGAAAAATTAACGACAATCAATACGTAAAATCCGAACTATTAGAAGGTGCCGAATATGTAAAAGCTGCACTGAAATATGCTAATGATTCCGAGAAAGAATATCTTGAAAAATTAGTGATTCATTTCACCAATGAATCCGATTATGAAGTGGCCATTCAAGAAGCCATGTCATCCGAATTGAATCAAATCTTCAAAAAATATCCGATTAGATTGTTGGAAAATAAATCCCAAGAATTGCAAGTTTATGTAGATAGAAAAAAAGCTTTGTTCAGTACTTGGTATGAATTTTTTCCACGTTCGGCTTCCGAAGAAGAAGGAAAACACGGAACGTTCAAAGATTGTGAAAGATTATTGCCAAGAGTTGCTTCGATGGGTTTTGACACCTTGTATTTTCCACCCATTCATCCTATTGGAGAAGTAAACCGCAAAGGAAAAAATAACGCCACCAATGCAGAACCCGGAGACGTTGGTTCGCCTTGGGGAATTGGTTCACAATATGGTGGACACAAATCTACGCATCCCGATTTGGGAACGATTGATGATTTCAAATCATTAGTCAAAAAAGCAAAAGAGTTAGGAATTGAAGTAGCAATGGATTATGCTTTGCAAGCTGCGCCTGATCATCCTTATGTGAAAGATTTTCCACAATGGTTCAAATGGCGTCCTGACGGAACGGTGCAATACGCCGAAAATCCACCAAAAAAATACCAAGACATTCAACCCATTTATTTTGAAAGCAAAGATTGGAAAAACCTTTGGAAAGAATTATTGGATGTAGCTTTATTTTGGATTGAAGAATGTGATGTGAAGATTTATAGAGTTGATAATCCGCATACGAAACCGTTCTTTTTCTGGGGTTGGCTGATTGGCGAAATCAAGAAAAAACATCCCGATGTATTGTTTCTGGCAGAAGCTTTTACACGTCCGAAAATTATGAACGAATTGGCGAAACAAGGCTTTACACAATCCTATACGTATTTCACTTGGAGAAACTCCAAACATGAATTAACACAATATGTAGAAGAATTAACACAGTCTGAACAAAAAGAATTTTACCGCCCTAATTTTTGGCCTAATACGCCAGATATTAATCCATTTCACTTGCAAAATGGAAACGAATCCATTCATCTTCAAAAATACTTTTTGGCTGCCACATTAAGTTCTAGTATTGGAATTTATGGTCCTGTTTTCGAATATCGTATTTCAACACCTTTGGCTCCTGGAAGAGAAGAATATTTACATTCCGAAAAGTATGAATTTTTCAAATGGGATTGGGAAAAGCAAAACAAAATCACCACGTTAATTACTAAAATTAACACCATTAGAAAAGAACAAGCTTCGTTGCAACAAACCAATAATATTGCTTTTTGCGCTACAAACAACGACCTAATCATGGCCTATTATAAGTTTGACGACGACAAAGAGAATGAAACCCTTATGGTCGCCAGTCTTGATTCTAATTACACTGCGCAATCTATGGTGTTACTTCCAAATGAATTGCACGAAAGACTCCCTATCCATATTACCGATTTAATTACTGGAAATAGTTATATTTGGGAAAATGAATGGAATTATGTGGAATTGTCTGCTGATTTGCCTTTTCATTTGTTTAAAATTCACAAA